The Episyrphus balteatus chromosome 3, idEpiBalt1.1, whole genome shotgun sequence genome segment TCAGTGTCCTAAAtttcaacttcatttttacttattaggtaaaaataatattttaccaTAACTATATGGTgaacaaatatgaaaaaatatggtaaaaataggaattttgcaTTATTTCGACAAATTCAAAACGCCAGAAGTGCGGAAGCCCTTacccaatttgaacaatttttttttctacttaatatttagGTAGCTCATAAAAGAGTTGTCTAAagatattatattaaaaaaataaggcgTTAGGgtggtcatttttttttttttttttttttctaaaaatacaactttttaaattttttttcaagctcaATGCAGAAGATATTAACCGATTATGATTATTTTGTAAACCCTTATTACGCTATTAGGTATTGAAattcgaacaattttttttttttcatacatttttgacccATCCTATATCTGTGTCAAATatgtgttttaaaaacaattgaaagtTTCTTTTATATCATATTCATTGCGAACACCTTGTatctgaaggaaaaaaaaaaacaccagcaCGATCTGTTTGTTTgacgttgttgtttttttttctataaaacagGATTGGAATTTTATGGGGTGGAATGAAAAATAAGGAAGACGATGAAAGACAAGATTTTTTGACACAAGCATCATGTGTCATCTGTGCCATCATTTGTATATATGAATATAAGGTGAaactctgtttttatttttaaaattttttttttcgttttttttaaacttttttattgacaCCACAAGCACACATAACGTCTGAACAGCGGCGGATTTCTGTGAGATTGGAGATGAGGAGAAGATGTCATCGATGGTGGCACAGAATGATAAAAAGATTGTTTGCATATGGCAATGTATACAAGAAGAAGCACCGAATGTGCAGTGGGTGGAATTGATTTGATACACAGATGTTGATGGATGTTGAGTTAAATGAATTGCAGAGTGCCGCCAAAGACGAAGATGATTTCTGGCTTATAGAGAAGATGAATACGACTACGACTACTATGTTTGACGATGATGACggagacgacgacgatgatgatgacaagCAACGACACATTCGTCTGGTGTTGTgtgtgatttttgttttgtatcacgtttttttccttttttttattatcatatCTTGAAGATTCGAGTTGtatgatttaatttttgacGCATGAAATCAGAGTGTTCCGGGTGCTGAGTGATTATTTTGGTCGAGAGGACTGAAAATGAAACATGATGGGAAATGTGATTATTTTCTATGAACGGTTGAACATTTCAATAAGAAGAAAactcttatttcttttttgtaggTAGGGGCAGATTGTCTATTTTTCCCTTTTCATCCTGAAGGTGTGAACTTACTCGTGtggagttttctttttttttttttcttttaagatttaatcttcttttaatATTGGGTACATCTGCATGATAATTTGAAACGTATTGTGacaaatgtaatatttttaagaaaaaaatattactcatacaccacagtgtaccgaGAAGTGGGGAaagtttacaaataaaaatcaattatttagaAAGGCAAACTTAGGAAcactttaatattaaattaataagaaataactgCTACCTTAAAATATGGAAATACAACATGGAAGTCTGATTATAAAACGTTATTATTTCACTACGAGTTTTTTGTTCAGGAAATTTAAgatgcttttttattttaacttcttttataacttaaaatacaaagtagaaaaaatactCATTTGTAGAATTTACTACCAAAGAAGAGCAAATAGCAAAAAACGTCAACTTttcttttgttaatttatttacagatgatttttttgaatttttttgtttataatattttaaaattatttacataCACTTTATTTACGAGCTTAGATCTAAGATAAATAagaacattatttttaatactACAATCCCAGCAGCTTACAAAAACTCCTATACATTTTAGCGTGACGTCCCGTAAGACAACCATACagttcgtttattttcaaacaatcgGTTTTGCTGAGAGTTCTTCTTTGACCAATTTTAATTCCAGGCTTCAGAGGAGTGACTGTTggtttttctccttttttcttactaaataaaataaaaaagttcaacaaatataatgcaaacaaaatttccaataattttaccTGAAATAATAAGCACCATAATGCATCACAGAATTATAATCATAATCAAATGAATATTTGCCATTCTTTTCCGAAACCAATTTGaaattcttcttaaattttggCATAATATTTTCCCAGTGTATTTTGACATATTGATCACGATCAGCTCGCGATTGCTCGTGATAAATTCCAATTGCATGCATCAATTCGTGCATAATTCTTCCTTCACTACTAAAACAATGTAAACTTGTTTCATCTGGTCTTTGTAGCGATACAGTCTGTTCGCCACCTCGACGGCCCACATATGACCAACATCCTTTTGGTACATCAACATCTGGAGGCTGAATATACAAATAGTCATCATCCTCTCCGTCATAGGGGGCAAAATTAATGCATGTTAGCGAGTTAAGTACACGTAAGGCATTTTCAATTGCCGCACGCTCTTCACTATTATAACTTTTACTTATCTCAAATGGAATATTGCCATTGGGCCAAAGGCGTTTGGGATACTTTGAAGGATTTACACCCAAACGTAAGCTGGTGTAAGTTTCTGCATCAACAGCGATATCGCCTTGAAATAATTGAGGCATTGTCTCTGGATCATCGTATGTAGATTCTTTACTCTCCTCAAGCGATGATTGTTTGTCGTAATAATCAATGCTACTTTCATCTGCAAAAGTAAAATACAAATTGATAAggtttcttatttatttatttgtttatttatttattttattttttaaagaatagtttttgaaaaatgaaacaaaaaatgaaacaaaattttcaaaaactcaatttaatgaaaaacaaacaacaatgtGCATCACAAAGGTAAAGTAATATCAAGAAAAGACAATAAAAGGGAGAGTTCAATTGGTATCTAGGAAAAAACTATTGCTGttgaaatctttaaaaatcaGATAACTcgctttaaaaaatgctttgttATCATAAAGTGTTTGCTtacctacacatttttttattgtttttttatttaaaaaaaaatgcgattttatTGCACTTACATAGGTACATACACTTATGAATCTTTTCAAGGTCTTAAGTCaaaaattgtagtttttcaGAAAATGAGATTGAAGTTTGAGAACTGCATGCAAATCGATAACTTTTTGAGTATTAAACGTCTTATTTGCATACTAAGCAGTTGTTtcagatttatatttttgatacaaaactAAAGAAATCTTACTcaatctaaaatcaagaaatgCAATTTTATGACTTAAGGTCTAACTAACACCAAAAAATTATGAAAGTGAACTAAGTTTAAAAATACTgttcaaaagcaaaattgcagTTAATAGACTTGTTTATAGCTCTTATAATTGTTTCTAAAAAGAAATACTGCTAAATCAAAACAATAGATATTGTTCTTCtgtaaacaatgcaaaaagtgactttaTCCACTTTTATAATTAAGGTCACATATGGAGGTATGACTTTAGTCGATTCGGCtcacaatttgtttttgtcccagcccaacctacacgctctagctttttgataaattgctagtttctaaaaaacatgaatttacCGCAACGAAACTTACCTAAACTTAtcctatgaaaaataaaaagcacaacTGAGTCTCACGAGGCACGAATTTAAGTTgctaaaaatgtaaaatgtttacacttttttttaactattcacTTTGTAAAtgtatattagactgggccaaaaaaataaaacattttttttttttgaaagttacttcaaaaatcttgttcaggatgatgaaaaaaaaatttggtgaaaatttgagccgttaaaaataattttaagaggtctatcatcggtgttttttttttatacatgatatgatgtgttacaacagaactgctagacgatcaaagtaaaaaaaaattctgttcattttttcttatataaaattaaatttcctacaaaaaagatctgattgaaaattttcgtcagacgagcgtattcgagtaattaagctttttaaatcgaagtgttttttcaatttgactgtttcactttggaattttgtgatgagcaaataattgaatagaaaaataaaaccacgacagattcttataggaagtaaaaacttgataaaaacataaacttagcaaaaattttcatttgctGTATTTAAGGATCAAAAGAGTACAAAATATTGATGGAGGGGGTTTT includes the following:
- the LOC129914900 gene encoding hatching enzyme 1.2; protein product: MCKVIIGLPIYFGLVVSFVIAITSAATVANNEFSELDLLGSDESSIDYYDKQSSLEESKESTYDDPETMPQLFQGDIAVDAETYTSLRLGVNPSKYPKRLWPNGNIPFEISKSYNSEERAAIENALRVLNSLTCINFAPYDGEDDDYLYIQPPDVDVPKGCWSYVGRRGGEQTVSLQRPDETSLHCFSSEGRIMHELMHAIGIYHEQSRADRDQYVKIHWENIMPKFKKNFKLVSEKNGKYSFDYDYNSVMHYGAYYFSKKKGEKPTVTPLKPGIKIGQRRTLSKTDCLKINELYGCLTGRHAKMYRSFCKLLGL